One Aerosakkonema funiforme FACHB-1375 genomic region harbors:
- a CDS encoding Uma2 family endonuclease gives MQLVLEQIIVQPGQQLLLKDISWQQFETILEELGESRAARLSYSDGWLEIMVPLPEHEKDKEIIGELVRILLDGMSIDFEVLGSTTFKSDRMRQAVEADTCFYIQNYAAVIGKNSLDLTVDPPPDLAIEIDITSRTKFDNYRQLSVPELWRYTRRGLEINLLQEGNYVVADRSPNFPDIPIIELINEYVQKNLTVGRSATIRGFRNWVRENLG, from the coding sequence ATGCAATTAGTTCTGGAACAAATTATCGTACAACCAGGGCAACAATTGTTGCTGAAAGATATTAGCTGGCAACAATTTGAAACTATTTTAGAGGAATTGGGAGAAAGTCGCGCTGCAAGGCTTTCTTATAGTGATGGATGGTTAGAAATTATGGTGCCTCTACCAGAACATGAAAAAGATAAAGAAATCATTGGCGAATTGGTAAGAATTTTGTTAGATGGAATGTCGATCGATTTTGAAGTTTTGGGTTCGACAACTTTTAAGAGCGATCGCATGAGGCAGGCAGTGGAAGCAGACACTTGTTTTTATATCCAAAATTATGCGGCTGTTATCGGGAAAAATAGTTTGGACTTGACTGTCGATCCGCCGCCAGATTTAGCCATTGAAATTGATATAACTTCTCGAACTAAATTTGATAATTATCGACAGTTAAGCGTGCCTGAATTGTGGCGATATACCAGACGCGGTTTGGAAATTAACTTGTTGCAAGAAGGCAATTATGTAGTTGCAGATCGCAGTCCAAATTTTCCCGATATTCCTATTATAGAATTGATTAACGAATACGTACAAAAAAATCTAACTGTGGGGAGAAGCGCAACTATTAGAGGTTTTAGGAATTGGGTGAGAGAAAATTTGGGGTAA